One Brassica napus cultivar Da-Ae chromosome A5, Da-Ae, whole genome shotgun sequence DNA window includes the following coding sequences:
- the LOC125609086 gene encoding SUN domain-containing protein 2-like, whose amino-acid sequence MSASTVSITANPTAAIRRTPVISADKKSALDFPPSESHANTNQDPIRGEAAADRSNSYDAGPVIRKSGSSTAAGTKSTTAQRRTRKVQGTKNEKTPWTRVVRVFAKQLGALLLLAGLIQLVRKVVIKETTLSSHSSFPIETEMGLSELESRIAAVDGLVKTTTKMMQVQVEFLDKKMGGETRALRETMESTSSALEDELKKVGSKVERLQASVEEVNSKPLVSREELERVYEELKKSKVDESSFSEVSIDELRAYAREIVEKEIGKHAADGLGRVDYALASGGAFVMDHSDPFLVGNWFGTSRRRVHSKAVKMLTPSFGEPGQCFPLKGSDGFVQVRLRAPIVPEAVTLEHVSKAVAYDRTSAPKDCRVSGWLEDKDMESETRLLLREFTYDLDKSNAQTFDIAESAHSGLVNTVRLDFTSNHGSDSHTCIYRFRVHGRELDSVSAVHA is encoded by the exons ATGTCGGCATCAACGGTGTCTATCACCGCTAACCCGACGGCGGCGATTAGACGGACGCCGGTTATCTCCGCCGACAAGAAATCCGCCCTCGATTTCCCGCCGAGCGAATCTCATGCCAATACGAACCAGGATCCGATTCGCGGCGAGGCCGCCGCTGATAGATCCAACAGTTACGACGCTGGTCCGGTGATAAGAAAGTCGGGATCCTCCACCGCGGCGGGGACCAAATCGACCACCGCGCAGCGACGTACGCGGAAGGTGCAGGGGACTAAGAACGAGAAAACGCCGTGGACGAGAGTGGTTAGAGTCTTCGCGAAGCAGCTTGGTGCTCTTCTGTTACTCGCTGGGTTGATTCAATTGGTGAGGAAAGTGGTTATAAAGGAGACGACTTTATCTTCTCACTCGAGTTTCCCGATCGAGACGGAGATGGGTTTGTCGGAATTGGAGAGCAGGATTGCGGCGGTGGATGGTTTGGTTAAGACCACGACGAAGATGATGCAGGTGCAAGTGGAGTTTCTTGATAAGAAGATGGGAGGGGAAACGAGAGCACTAAGGGAGACGATGGAGTCAACGTCTTCCGCGTTGGAGGATGAGCTGAAGAAGGTGGGTTCTAAGGTAGAGAGGCTACAGGCTTCTGTAGAGGAAGTCAATTCTAAACCTTTGGTGTCTAGAGAGGAGTTAGAGAGGGTTTACGAGGAGTTGAAGAAGAGTAAGGTCGATGAATCTTCTTTTAGCGAGGTTAGCATTGATGAGTTGAGGGCTTATGCGCGTGAGATAGTGGAGAAAGAGATTGGGAAGCATGCTGCGGATGGGCTTGGACGAGTTGACTATGCGTTAGCGTCTGGTGGGGCTTTTGTGATGGATCATTCGGATCCGTTTCTTGTGGGGAATTGGTTTGGGACAAGCAGGCGGCGGGTTCATAGCAAAGCGGTTAAGATGTTGACGCCGAGTTTCGGGGAGCCTGGGCAGTGTTTTCCTTTGAAAGGAAGTGATGGCTTTGTTCAAGTCAGGCTAAGAGCACCGATAGTTCCAGAGGCTGTTACTTTGGAACATGTCTCTAAG GCTGTGGCGTATGATAGAACGAGCGCTCCAAAGGATTGCCGTGTATCAGGATGGCTAGAAGACAAAGATATGGAGAGCGAGACAAGGCTCCTTCTAAGAGAGTTCACTTACGACTTGGACAAGTCCAACGCACAGACATTCGACATTGCGGAGTCTGCTCACTCGGGACTCGTCAACACTGTGAGGCTAGACTTCACATCAAACCATGGAAGCGATTCACACACTTGCATCTACCGGTTCAGGGTTCATGGCCGTGAACTAGACTCAGTCTCTGCTGTTCATGCTTGA